The Candidatus Saccharibacteria bacterium genome has a segment encoding these proteins:
- the murB gene encoding UDP-N-acetylmuramate dehydrogenase encodes MNIRKNVELAPYTSFDVGGPAEQLIELSSSDQIKNLDSGSIATVLGFGANVLISDNGLLGLTVILKNAQCKPTVKNQTILTVDAACNWDSFVTYAIENGLWGVELMSGIPGGVGAAVAGNIAAYGQAVADCLVSVTVYDYATNKTKTLHTADLGLSYRHSNFHTQDFSTLIILDATFKLSHEKTTDLNYAGALAVATESGQDTNSLLARRHIIMETRRRAGSLLEPNGLKTAGSFFKNPVVSVDQADTLISFDETGRTKDQINKMNQQHGGSALRVSAAHVLLAAGFKRGQTWGSVRLHPSHVLKIENTGQATAQDIKNVADEIINTVKTKLDITIEPEVRFLGDFK; translated from the coding sequence ATGAATATACGCAAAAATGTAGAGTTAGCTCCATATACTTCTTTTGATGTTGGCGGACCAGCCGAACAGCTTATAGAACTAAGTAGTAGCGATCAAATAAAAAACTTGGACTCAGGTTCTATTGCGACTGTGCTAGGTTTTGGGGCCAATGTATTAATTTCTGATAATGGACTACTGGGTTTAACAGTGATCCTAAAGAATGCACAGTGCAAACCAACTGTAAAAAACCAGACCATCCTTACCGTCGACGCAGCCTGTAACTGGGATAGTTTTGTAACATATGCCATAGAAAATGGTTTATGGGGTGTAGAGCTTATGAGCGGCATTCCAGGTGGAGTAGGTGCCGCAGTCGCTGGCAATATTGCCGCCTATGGCCAGGCGGTAGCCGACTGCTTAGTTTCGGTTACGGTATACGACTACGCAACAAACAAAACTAAAACTCTGCACACAGCGGATTTGGGCTTGAGTTATCGTCATTCTAATTTTCACACCCAAGATTTTTCGACTCTGATAATTTTAGACGCAACGTTTAAACTAAGTCATGAAAAAACAACCGACCTTAACTATGCTGGCGCCCTGGCGGTTGCCACTGAATCTGGCCAAGACACAAATAGTTTGCTGGCGCGGCGCCATATTATTATGGAAACTCGGCGCCGAGCTGGCTCCCTACTTGAGCCAAATGGCCTTAAAACAGCTGGGTCGTTTTTTAAAAACCCTGTTGTTTCTGTCGATCAGGCCGACACCTTAATTAGCTTTGACGAAACCGGCAGAACTAAAGATCAAATTAATAAAATGAATCAACAGCACGGCGGCAGCGCTTTGCGAGTTTCTGCTGCCCACGTCCTGCTGGCAGCTGGATTCAAACGCGGTCAAACGTGGGGATCGGTGCGTTTGCATCCAAGTCATGTATTAAAAATCGAAAATACCGGCCAGGCTACCGCTCAAGACATAAAAAACGTCGCTGATGAAATTATAAATACTGTTAAAACTAAGCTCGACATTACCATTGAACCAGAGGTGCGATTTTTAGGAGATTTTAAATGA
- a CDS encoding HAMP domain-containing histidine kinase, producing MFHSATIKLTAIYLAILIGISIGFSLVVFNISSTQFDRRINAPEQIAGRFNRIDSLELQEILTEQANSAKSTLRRQLVVVNIGIIVAGGAASYYLARRTLRPIEQAHEAQGRFVSDASHELRTPLAIMQSEIEVALREKKLTAAQAKELLTSNLEEVATLRDLSEALLQLTRADKMTENQELLSTQVIRKAVERVAIQATAKQITIKQLRDTDFIFKGDSFSAEEALVILLDNAVKYSVSGSEVAVDASEHKHSLEISVIDNGIGIKAVDQQHIFDTFYRADQSRSDQHVEGFGLGLSLAKRLMNQQNGKIKVNSEVNKGSTFTLVFLR from the coding sequence ATGTTTCATTCAGCAACCATTAAACTAACCGCTATTTATTTAGCAATTCTAATCGGTATTTCTATCGGCTTTAGTTTGGTAGTTTTTAATATTTCATCTACGCAGTTTGATCGACGAATAAACGCACCAGAGCAAATTGCTGGTCGTTTCAACCGGATTGACTCACTAGAGTTGCAGGAAATTCTGACCGAACAGGCAAATAGTGCAAAAAGCACTTTGCGCAGGCAACTTGTAGTGGTAAATATCGGGATCATCGTGGCAGGCGGAGCTGCGAGTTATTATTTGGCACGCCGAACTCTAAGGCCTATTGAGCAAGCGCACGAAGCACAAGGTAGGTTTGTCTCTGATGCCAGCCACGAGCTTAGGACTCCTCTGGCCATCATGCAGTCTGAAATTGAAGTTGCCTTGCGTGAAAAAAAGTTGACCGCTGCACAGGCAAAGGAACTTTTAACAAGCAACCTCGAAGAGGTAGCCACACTACGTGATTTATCCGAGGCCTTATTGCAACTGACACGGGCTGACAAAATGACCGAAAATCAAGAATTATTGTCTACGCAGGTTATTCGCAAAGCGGTTGAGCGCGTTGCTATACAAGCTACGGCTAAACAGATCACTATAAAACAACTAAGAGATACCGATTTTATATTCAAGGGTGACAGTTTCTCTGCCGAAGAAGCCTTGGTGATTCTGCTCGACAATGCAGTTAAGTATTCTGTTTCTGGAAGCGAAGTTGCTGTGGATGCGTCAGAGCACAAACACAGTTTAGAAATATCAGTTATAGACAATGGTATTGGCATTAAAGCTGTCGATCAGCAACATATTTTTGATACTTTTTATCGTGCCGATCAATCTAGAAGTGATCAGCATGTTGAAGGTTTTGGCTTAGGTTTATCGCTGGCCAAGCGGCTTATGAATCAGCAAAATGGAAAAATCAAAGTTAATAGCGAAGTAAATAAAGGCTCTACGTTTACATTAGTATTTTTACGGTAG
- a CDS encoding UDP-N-acetylglucosamine 1-carboxyvinyltransferase → MKTSDIAASIRKIRKSQKLTQAEFAEKLGTSQSAVTRMEQGKQNFSLEMLDRISEVLGKELISLSDGSTNFVIEGGNKLKGAITVNTSKNAAVGLMCAALLNKGQTTLKNAPKIEEVYRIIEVLESIGVEIEWVNHDLTIKPPRRLKIDQMDKKAASRTRTIIMFLAPLMHAMREFTIPAPGGCDLGSRTIMPHIYALENFGLEVSENRGNFHCTVRRKKPKQVILYEPGDTVTENAIMAAALTEGTTTLKYISANYMGQDVCAFLQACGVRIDGIGSTTLTIHGVKEINKDIEFHIGEDPIEAMTFIAAGVLTESTLTIKRAPIEFVEKELYILEKMGLKYSIDKEYKSKNKVMKLADITVRPSKLYASPVKLHSIPYPGVNMDNLPFMALIAATAHGRTLVHDWSYENRAIYFTELNKLGASFDLADQHRVFVTGPTKWEPAHIASPPALRPSMMIFLAMLAAPGKSILRNVYSINRGYADLANRLNAVGAKISMT, encoded by the coding sequence ATGAAAACATCCGATATAGCTGCTTCAATTCGAAAAATTAGAAAAAGCCAAAAACTAACCCAAGCTGAATTTGCCGAGAAACTAGGCACCAGTCAGAGTGCCGTTACTCGAATGGAGCAAGGAAAACAAAACTTTAGCTTAGAAATGCTTGATCGCATTAGCGAGGTATTGGGCAAGGAACTAATTTCCCTGTCAGACGGTTCGACAAACTTTGTGATTGAAGGCGGCAATAAGCTCAAAGGCGCTATTACGGTTAATACGTCCAAGAACGCTGCAGTTGGATTAATGTGTGCCGCTCTGCTTAACAAAGGCCAAACTACTCTAAAAAATGCCCCTAAAATTGAAGAAGTCTACCGCATAATTGAGGTGCTTGAAAGCATTGGTGTTGAGATTGAGTGGGTTAATCACGACCTCACTATCAAACCGCCACGACGCCTAAAGATCGATCAAATGGATAAAAAGGCTGCCAGCCGAACCCGAACAATTATTATGTTTTTAGCACCACTAATGCACGCTATGCGTGAATTTACCATACCGGCGCCAGGTGGCTGCGACTTAGGAAGTCGAACGATAATGCCGCATATATATGCACTGGAGAATTTTGGTCTTGAAGTTAGTGAAAACAGAGGTAATTTTCACTGCACCGTACGCCGAAAAAAACCAAAACAGGTGATTTTGTACGAACCAGGCGATACGGTTACTGAAAATGCAATAATGGCTGCGGCACTAACTGAAGGCACGACAACTCTTAAATACATTAGCGCTAACTATATGGGTCAAGATGTCTGCGCATTCTTGCAGGCCTGCGGAGTACGTATCGACGGCATAGGCTCAACCACGCTTACTATCCACGGCGTTAAAGAAATAAATAAAGATATAGAATTCCACATTGGCGAAGACCCGATTGAAGCAATGACGTTCATTGCGGCTGGAGTTTTAACAGAATCAACATTAACTATCAAACGAGCGCCGATCGAATTCGTTGAAAAAGAACTGTATATTTTAGAAAAAATGGGTCTTAAATACTCGATCGACAAAGAATACAAATCAAAAAATAAGGTTATGAAATTAGCCGACATAACCGTTCGACCGTCAAAGTTATATGCCTCACCAGTCAAGCTACATTCTATTCCCTATCCTGGCGTTAACATGGACAATCTGCCGTTTATGGCGTTAATAGCAGCTACAGCTCACGGACGTACACTCGTACATGACTGGAGCTACGAAAACCGCGCAATTTACTTTACTGAGCTCAACAAGCTTGGGGCAAGTTTCGACCTTGCCGACCAACACCGAGTGTTTGTGACAGGGCCGACCAAATGGGAACCAGCCCACATAGCCTCACCACCAGCACTTCGTCCGAGTATGATGATATTCTTAGCCATGCTCGCGGCTCCTGGTAAGTCAATTCTTCGAAATGTCTACTCAATTAACCGAGGATATGCCGATCTTGCCAATCGACTTAATGCAGTTGGTGCCAAGATATCGATGACATAG
- a CDS encoding ABC-F family ATP-binding cassette domain-containing protein, with protein sequence MLLDITIRSKAFGPEELYSDLSVSIESGEKVGLVGRNGVGKSTLLDIISGQDLDYDGDVMIGKNIIMISSRQEHHDHANMVVLEYILGDLPEYKKLKHILDTYPETMGDSNKKMHEYSESIERFTTLGYFEIENSIERIIDVYQLPNDILQRKMDSLSGGQLRLVELTKVQAANAHLALIDEPTNHMDYVAKEDFIKWLQAFSGAAFIITHDRDVLGAVDRIIEIIDGKAQSFSGNYDKYLKINSDRMSGAVNEYEITKARIRRTKDDIVRYRRLKERARNPGTIRRFKGLEEKAVKELSDLEALDKPSFWIDQGSTQNLSTKLQSAYQEHKAKTITLRIKSKTDSERKLLSIDQLSLGYDSALFTPVTFEIYSGGRIELKGRNGIGKTTLVSAIINHLQGEQIQSSVFSGTIDIDNAVPIGVYSQTFDDKYLDRSLSQAIEAVHREKNIDINDQKIRGIMSDFLFNPAADKDKKVRLLSGGQKARLQLIAMLANEPQIIFLDEPTNHLDLPSIEELETALKQYRGAIVYVSHDSRFVNAIGGTTVELSPATQ encoded by the coding sequence ATGCTACTTGATATAACTATCCGCTCTAAAGCTTTTGGTCCAGAGGAACTGTATTCAGACCTGTCTGTGAGTATTGAGTCTGGTGAAAAAGTTGGCTTAGTGGGTCGCAACGGCGTAGGAAAATCTACCTTGCTAGACATAATTTCTGGTCAGGATTTGGACTATGACGGTGATGTGATGATAGGTAAAAATATTATTATGATCAGCTCCCGCCAAGAACATCACGATCATGCAAATATGGTTGTTCTAGAATATATCCTTGGTGATTTACCGGAATACAAAAAACTTAAACATATACTCGACACCTACCCAGAAACTATGGGCGATAGTAACAAAAAAATGCACGAATACTCGGAGTCGATCGAACGCTTTACCACACTGGGCTATTTTGAAATTGAAAATTCAATAGAACGTATTATTGATGTTTATCAGTTGCCGAACGATATTTTGCAAAGAAAAATGGACAGCCTAAGTGGCGGTCAGCTAAGGCTGGTTGAACTAACCAAAGTCCAGGCTGCTAATGCTCATTTAGCGTTAATTGACGAGCCAACCAACCACATGGACTATGTCGCCAAAGAAGATTTTATCAAGTGGCTGCAGGCGTTTTCGGGTGCGGCGTTTATTATTACTCACGACCGCGATGTGCTTGGGGCGGTAGATAGAATTATTGAAATCATCGACGGCAAAGCGCAGTCATTTAGCGGAAATTACGACAAATACTTAAAAATTAACAGCGACCGCATGAGCGGCGCGGTAAACGAGTATGAAATAACCAAAGCCCGCATACGAAGAACCAAAGACGACATTGTCCGCTACCGCAGATTAAAAGAACGCGCTCGTAACCCCGGTACAATACGACGGTTTAAAGGATTGGAAGAAAAAGCTGTCAAAGAGTTGTCTGATCTAGAAGCTCTAGATAAACCGAGCTTTTGGATAGACCAAGGCTCCACGCAAAACCTTAGCACCAAATTACAATCTGCCTACCAGGAGCATAAAGCTAAAACAATTACGTTGCGAATAAAATCAAAAACCGACAGCGAACGAAAACTATTGAGCATTGATCAGCTCAGCCTCGGCTACGACTCTGCCCTGTTTACGCCTGTAACATTCGAGATTTATAGTGGTGGCAGGATCGAGCTGAAAGGCAGAAACGGTATCGGCAAAACAACGCTAGTTTCTGCAATTATTAATCATTTACAGGGTGAACAAATCCAGTCTAGCGTTTTTAGCGGCACCATAGATATTGATAATGCTGTGCCAATCGGAGTGTATTCTCAGACATTTGACGACAAATATCTTGACCGTAGCTTAAGTCAAGCCATAGAGGCCGTGCACCGTGAAAAAAATATAGACATAAACGACCAAAAAATACGTGGCATAATGAGTGATTTTTTATTTAACCCTGCAGCAGATAAGGACAAGAAAGTTCGGCTTTTGAGCGGCGGCCAAAAAGCTCGATTGCAACTAATTGCTATGCTTGCCAACGAACCACAAATTATATTTTTAGACGAACCGACCAATCACCTTGATCTACCAAGTATCGAAGAACTTGAGACAGCATTAAAGCAATATCGTGGGGCTATCGTGTATGTGAGTCATGACAGCCGTTTTGTAAACGCTATTGGCGGAACCACGGTTGAGCTGAGCCCTGCTACTCAATAA
- a CDS encoding ABC transporter ATP-binding protein, with translation MNNVNAIEIKNVSLQIDADFILNNIEVVIKKGKITGLLGPSGAGKTTLYKSILGLRKITSGDIQVFGKTSGDKSLHENVGYMTQSPSIYFDLTVAENLKYFSQISGAPKGQINELIDVVGLGHRKHTVIKNLSGGEKTRVSLITAMLGDPDILLLDEPTVGLDPVLRETLWSLFKDYVKNGKTIVVTSHIMDEADNCDDIIFIRDGELIAHGSKKDILKLGHAKSMEKAFLHLARGENKQ, from the coding sequence ATCAATAACGTGAATGCAATTGAAATAAAAAATGTCAGCCTACAAATTGATGCCGATTTTATCCTCAACAACATTGAGGTTGTAATAAAAAAAGGTAAAATTACTGGCTTACTTGGACCCTCGGGTGCCGGTAAGACAACTCTCTATAAATCAATCCTCGGACTGCGTAAAATTACGTCTGGAGATATTCAGGTATTTGGAAAAACCAGCGGCGACAAGAGCCTACACGAAAATGTTGGCTATATGACTCAGTCTCCGTCGATATACTTTGACTTAACGGTAGCTGAAAATCTTAAATATTTTTCGCAAATAAGCGGTGCTCCAAAGGGTCAAATTAATGAACTTATTGACGTTGTTGGCTTAGGTCATCGAAAACACACAGTCATAAAAAATCTATCAGGCGGAGAAAAAACGCGCGTTTCATTGATTACTGCCATGCTTGGTGATCCTGACATTCTGCTGTTAGACGAGCCCACGGTAGGGCTCGACCCAGTACTACGAGAAACATTATGGTCACTATTTAAAGACTACGTAAAAAATGGGAAGACGATAGTAGTAACCAGTCACATTATGGACGAGGCTGATAATTGTGACGATATTATCTTTATTCGTGACGGAGAGCTTATTGCTCATGGGTCAAAAAAAGATATCTTGAAACTAGGTCATGCCAAAAGCATGGAAAAGGCTTTCTTGCATTTAGCCCGTGGGGAGAATAAACAATGA
- a CDS encoding serine hydroxymethyltransferase — protein sequence MDENVFDLLKKEVQRQREGLELIPSENYVSRAVLDALGSEFTNKYSEGYPGKRYYGGQEFTDPLEQLAIDRAKELFKADHANVQPHSGAPANIAVYFAWLKPGDTVLGMDLGHGGHLTHGHPVTYMAKIFNFVRYKIKDIETGEIDFDQVRELAHKHKPKILLAGFSAYPRELDYAKFAEIAAEVDAVAMADVAHIAGLIAGGVSANPFDHGFHVVTTTTHKTLRGPRGGMILSKGTVGNPLKKPEHTKDNLPTLIDRSIFPGLQGGPHMNNTMAKAVALGEAMQPEFKQYAKQVVVNAKKLADELMNRGFKLVTNGTDNHLILADVQASFDMHGGVAEQALDKIGLTLNKNAIPEDPNPPFRPSGIRLGTPALTSRGMKEEHMEQIADWMKRALDNYSDDKKLASIHLEVKEFCKQFSLPSDS from the coding sequence ATGGATGAGAATGTGTTCGATTTACTAAAAAAAGAGGTTCAGCGGCAGCGAGAAGGATTGGAATTAATTCCTTCAGAAAATTACGTGTCTCGTGCTGTGCTAGATGCGCTGGGCAGCGAATTTACTAATAAATACAGCGAAGGATACCCAGGAAAACGGTATTATGGCGGCCAAGAATTTACCGACCCGCTTGAGCAGCTTGCCATCGACAGAGCAAAAGAACTTTTTAAAGCCGACCATGCTAATGTGCAACCGCACTCTGGTGCGCCAGCCAACATTGCAGTCTATTTTGCGTGGCTTAAGCCTGGCGACACCGTACTTGGTATGGATTTAGGCCACGGCGGCCATTTGACCCATGGGCACCCGGTAACCTACATGGCAAAGATTTTTAATTTTGTACGTTACAAAATTAAAGACATCGAAACCGGCGAGATCGATTTTGATCAAGTACGGGAATTAGCGCATAAACATAAACCTAAAATTTTGTTAGCTGGCTTTAGCGCCTACCCGCGAGAACTAGACTATGCCAAGTTTGCTGAAATCGCTGCCGAAGTTGATGCAGTAGCAATGGCCGATGTAGCGCATATAGCTGGATTAATTGCGGGCGGTGTGTCTGCTAATCCGTTTGATCATGGCTTTCACGTTGTGACTACCACTACCCACAAGACACTGCGCGGGCCGCGCGGTGGCATGATTTTAAGCAAAGGAACAGTTGGCAATCCTCTTAAAAAACCTGAGCACACCAAAGACAACCTTCCGACACTAATTGATAGAAGTATTTTCCCTGGCTTACAAGGTGGTCCGCATATGAACAACACCATGGCTAAAGCTGTTGCCTTGGGTGAAGCAATGCAGCCAGAATTTAAGCAGTATGCAAAGCAAGTTGTTGTTAACGCTAAAAAACTTGCAGACGAGTTAATGAATCGTGGGTTTAAATTAGTAACCAATGGCACCGACAACCATTTAATTTTGGCTGACGTTCAAGCAAGCTTTGACATGCACGGCGGTGTAGCCGAACAAGCTTTAGATAAAATTGGCTTAACTCTTAATAAAAATGCCATCCCCGAAGACCCAAACCCGCCATTTAGACCAAGTGGTATTCGCCTCGGCACACCAGCACTTACCAGTCGTGGCATGAAAGAAGAACACATGGAACAAATAGCCGACTGGATGAAGCGAGCATTAGATAATTATTCTGACGACAAAAAACTGGCGTCGATCCATTTAGAAGTAAAAGAATTCTGTAAGCAATTTAGCCTACCAAGCGACAGCTAG
- a CDS encoding SRPBCC family protein yields the protein MRVEVSIDIDAPVDRVWGIITDIKNSAQHISAIEKIEVLKTPKSGLVDFKWKETRKLWGKEATEVMWITDVVDGESYRTRAESHGSIYQSGLSVSKHGDETQLTQFFEGEAVSLGAKVMNALTGWMLKGSLKKTIQKDLEDIKLAAENQD from the coding sequence GTGAGAGTAGAAGTTAGCATCGACATAGACGCACCAGTTGATAGGGTTTGGGGAATTATTACCGATATTAAAAATTCAGCTCAACATATTAGTGCCATTGAAAAAATTGAAGTTCTAAAAACGCCAAAAAGTGGGCTCGTGGATTTTAAATGGAAAGAAACCCGAAAACTATGGGGCAAAGAAGCAACTGAAGTGATGTGGATTACAGATGTCGTTGACGGGGAATCGTATCGAACTCGTGCCGAAAGCCACGGCTCTATTTATCAATCTGGCCTGAGCGTAAGCAAGCACGGCGATGAAACGCAATTAACTCAATTCTTTGAAGGCGAAGCAGTTTCGTTAGGGGCCAAAGTTATGAACGCCCTAACAGGCTGGATGTTAAAAGGAAGTCTAAAAAAGACCATCCAAAAAGATCTAGAAGATATTAAGCTAGCGGCTGAGAATCAGGACTAA
- a CDS encoding ABC transporter permease gives MNSRLILHTASRVLQQLRHDRRSVALVMFVPTLLLVILNYVFYDNFALYNSVAPLLLGLVPFTIMFIITSVAMLRERTSGTLERLLVSKLSRLDIILGYAVAFALLAFLQSALASFVVLFLFNVVVAGDVAVLLLIAVISGITGMALGLFFSAFAKNEFQAVQFMPAFVLPQYLACGLFIARDQMVDALYYASNFMPLSYIVEAMRSIQLSESMTGELAKDMIILFSFTIVSLIAGALTLRTD, from the coding sequence ATGAATTCACGGCTAATTCTGCATACAGCGTCACGAGTATTGCAACAATTAAGACACGACCGACGATCGGTCGCGCTTGTTATGTTTGTGCCGACACTGTTGCTTGTGATTCTCAATTACGTGTTTTATGATAACTTCGCTTTATATAACTCTGTAGCTCCTCTGCTACTAGGCTTAGTTCCGTTTACAATAATGTTTATCATCACGTCTGTTGCCATGCTGCGAGAACGAACAAGCGGAACACTAGAGCGATTGCTTGTTTCTAAGTTGAGTCGGTTAGACATTATTCTGGGGTACGCCGTAGCTTTTGCCTTGCTGGCATTTTTGCAGTCAGCGCTTGCATCGTTTGTTGTGTTGTTCTTATTTAATGTCGTGGTTGCGGGTGATGTTGCAGTTTTACTGCTTATAGCCGTAATTTCAGGTATTACTGGGATGGCCTTAGGTTTATTTTTTAGTGCCTTTGCTAAAAATGAATTCCAAGCCGTTCAATTCATGCCAGCATTTGTGCTACCGCAATACTTAGCCTGTGGTTTATTTATTGCTAGAGACCAAATGGTCGATGCATTGTACTACGCCTCTAACTTCATGCCTTTGTCTTACATCGTAGAAGCCATGCGATCAATTCAACTTAGCGAGTCCATGACAGGAGAGCTAGCTAAAGACATGATAATACTCTTTAGTTTTACCATTGTGTCTCTAATTGCTGGTGCCCTGACGCTGCGGACTGATTAA
- a CDS encoding response regulator transcription factor, translating into MKILVVEDQFKLARSLKRGLEQDRFVVEVARDYESGLQMVAGSEHDLIILDRMMPGGDGLDIVRWLRENQRTTPCIMLTAKSQVEARVEGLNSGADDYLVKPFSFDELLARVYALLRRPDSPQATALSARGVVLDSYKKTTTYNNQVIDLTKKEFNVLEYLLRNKGKVVSKETLLNHVWDFDADVLPNTVEAFINSIRKKIDKNYNIQLIKTVRGHGYTIEE; encoded by the coding sequence ATGAAAATTTTAGTTGTAGAAGATCAGTTTAAGTTAGCGCGAAGCCTCAAGCGAGGGCTCGAGCAAGATAGGTTTGTTGTTGAGGTGGCAAGAGACTACGAGTCAGGCTTACAGATGGTTGCAGGTAGCGAACACGACTTAATTATTCTTGACAGAATGATGCCCGGCGGCGACGGTTTAGATATCGTTCGTTGGTTGCGCGAGAACCAACGAACAACACCGTGCATAATGCTAACTGCAAAAAGTCAGGTTGAAGCGCGCGTTGAAGGCTTAAATAGTGGTGCAGATGACTATTTAGTTAAACCGTTTTCGTTTGACGAGCTTTTGGCTCGTGTTTACGCACTATTGCGAAGACCAGACAGTCCACAAGCAACCGCTCTTAGCGCTCGAGGTGTTGTGCTTGATTCGTATAAAAAAACCACTACCTACAACAATCAGGTTATCGACTTAACTAAAAAAGAGTTTAACGTGCTTGAATATTTACTTCGCAATAAAGGGAAGGTCGTTTCCAAAGAAACATTACTTAACCACGTTTGGGACTTTGATGCCGATGTACTGCCAAATACTGTCGAAGCGTTTATTAATTCTATTCGTAAAAAAATTGATAAAAACTATAACATTCAGCTAATCAAGACCGTACGTGGCCACGGGTATACAATAGAAGAGTAA
- a CDS encoding AarF/ABC1/UbiB kinase family protein: MARRRRFRTTIKTVSKIMYHGFKGDEQSMNGAILDGFSDLGGVYVKFLQILSMKSDFFVGVDQTKLLAVFDNVEVDELDKDFILQFELKENIQHFKHIDPEPFAAGSFGQVYKAELTDGSKVAIKILRPSLMQNLKFDLRLLNFFTGLIKFVIPSAVYDVNEVYKDFKKIVKQETNYFKEADNALYFFERYKDHPHIDIPYTYKHLSSKYVLTQSFLDGIPFTKLIDLKNNGVNVEELVQSKYGCDLAFLVRMFGEEILRSVLTADFIQGDPHPGNVILLPNNKIGIMDFGITAPPPADRKAFVAIIENYIDMFYGRADMGKFFMDALRFYVSDLYRALTTLHRMYEKDESRDVNIKQEVKNVANKAFEETKDRVDVKQMLMKGQISSLFDKTLNEDNRFGIKANFDGAVMLRAAATYMSIIEGLGYREEMLPSVFEDVLKGIKKDGVEITGVSETMQVDRAVEIVSNWIEDITERDPFLFRDLIIKMRRRLSV; this comes from the coding sequence ATGGCACGTAGACGGCGGTTCCGCACCACTATAAAAACTGTATCCAAGATTATGTATCATGGCTTTAAGGGTGACGAGCAAAGCATGAACGGCGCAATCTTAGACGGGTTCTCGGACCTTGGAGGTGTCTATGTTAAATTCCTACAAATACTGAGCATGAAAAGCGATTTTTTCGTTGGCGTCGACCAAACTAAACTACTCGCAGTCTTCGATAATGTTGAGGTTGATGAACTTGATAAAGACTTTATTTTACAGTTTGAGCTAAAAGAAAATATTCAACATTTTAAGCATATTGACCCGGAGCCATTCGCGGCTGGCTCATTTGGTCAGGTTTACAAAGCCGAATTAACCGATGGTAGTAAGGTAGCAATAAAAATTCTTCGTCCGAGTCTTATGCAAAACCTAAAGTTCGACCTACGGCTACTTAATTTTTTCACCGGCCTTATTAAGTTTGTTATTCCAAGCGCTGTGTACGATGTTAATGAGGTGTACAAGGACTTCAAAAAAATTGTTAAACAAGAAACAAACTATTTTAAAGAAGCCGACAATGCCTTGTATTTTTTTGAACGCTACAAGGATCATCCACATATTGATATTCCTTACACCTATAAACACCTCAGTAGTAAATATGTTTTAACGCAGAGTTTTTTAGATGGCATACCTTTTACTAAGCTGATTGATTTAAAAAACAACGGCGTCAATGTTGAAGAACTAGTACAGTCAAAATATGGCTGCGACCTTGCGTTTTTAGTAAGAATGTTCGGCGAAGAAATTCTGCGCAGCGTACTAACAGCCGACTTTATTCAAGGTGATCCGCACCCCGGAAATGTGATTTTGTTACCAAATAATAAAATTGGCATTATGGATTTTGGAATCACTGCTCCGCCGCCAGCCGACCGCAAAGCCTTTGTGGCAATTATCGAAAACTACATCGACATGTTTTATGGTCGCGCGGATATGGGTAAGTTTTTCATGGATGCTCTGCGTTTTTACGTTAGCGACCTCTACCGAGCACTTACAACATTGCACCGAATGTACGAAAAAGACGAGTCTCGCGACGTCAACATAAAACAAGAGGTAAAAAACGTCGCCAACAAAGCTTTCGAAGAAACTAAGGACCGAGTCGACGTTAAGCAAATGCTCATGAAAGGCCAAATATCATCACTATTTGATAAAACCCTAAACGAAGACAACCGCTTTGGCATAAAAGCTAACTTTGATGGAGCAGTTATGTTGCGAGCCGCCGCAACATACATGAGTATTATCGAGGGTCTTGGCTACCGCGAAGAAATGCTTCCGAGTGTATTTGAAGATGTCCTAAAAGGTATCAAGAAAGACGGCGTGGAGATAACCGGTGTCTCAGAAACCATGCAAGTTGACCGGGCAGTCGAAATTGTCAGTAACTGGATCGAAGATATAACCGAACGGGATCCATTTTTATTTCGTGATTTAATTATAAAAATGAGAAGGAGGCTCAGTGTTTAG